The DNA region AATGCGATTTTTTAACAGGGTTAAATTCAATTTTGCAATGTTGTCATCCTGCTTTGAGCATGACTTGTTTCTTTCTTCTTTCCTCTTTTCTCGAATTAAAGAGGAAAGAAGAAAGAGAATTTCCTACGGCAACAATCGTTTTATAAAATTCTTTATTGCATCAAAGTTCATATTGTTCTCTCCTCTCGATCTGCGGCGTTTCTTTCCGCCGCCTGAAACCTCGACGTGATGGTCATGCATGGCAACCGCCCATTGCAAAAGACCAACACTCGTGGAATATGCGGGCGAATTGAGTTTGTCCACAAGACCTTTAAGATTTTGCGGTTGTGCAGTCCGCACGGGCAAACCCAACACTTCGCTTGCGACTCTGTTGATACCGGGCAGGGCAGATGTGCCGCCCGTTAGAACCATGCCGGCAGGGAGCAGACCATCATAACCGGAACGCTTGATCTCCTGCATGATCAAACGGAAGGTCTCTTCGGCGCGGGCTTCGATGATGTGTGCCAGATCCTGCCGGTTGATGCGGACATCGCGGTCTTCGCCGAACGGACGCATGAGGAAGAATTCCTCGCTTCCAATCTCGGACCGGACAGCATGTCCCTGCTGTTTCTTGACATCCTCCGCCTGTGAAATGGACAGGCGCAGTCCGTGCGCAATATCCTGTGTAATGTGATTGCCGCCAACGGCAAGCACCATCGTGTGCCAGACATCGCCATCCACATAAATTGCCAGGTCGGTCGTGCCGCCGCCAATGTCACAGACCGCCACGCCCATCTGACGTTCCTGCTCGGTCAGCACCACCTCAGCGGAAGCAAGCGGATTCAGAACGAACTGCTGGATCTCCACACCCGCCGCGCCGACACACTGGCGCAAGTTATCCACTGTTGCGGATGCGGCAGTGATAATGTGCGTTTCCACTTCCAGTTTGTAGCCGTGCATCCCGACCGGCGTTTTCACACCTTCCTGCCCGTCCACCGAGATACCGCGCTGGATGATGTGAATGATCTCGCGGTCGTGCGGGATGGCGATGGCTTGCGCCTGATCCAGCGCGCGCGCCAGATCTGCCACGTCAATAATGCCACCCGGCACGCCTGCCGCGCCG from Anaerolineales bacterium includes:
- the ftsA gene encoding cell division protein FtsA, with amino-acid sequence MDEIVVGIDVGTTKVCTLVGRVEDDKSLRILGVGIEPSAGIRKGIIVDLAAASQAVKRSVEKAEGTSGMEITAALVSLAGAHVSSVNSRGAAGVPGGIIDVADLARALDQAQAIAIPHDREIIHIIQRGISVDGQEGVKTPVGMHGYKLEVETHIITAASATVDNLRQCVGAAGVEIQQFVLNPLASAEVVLTEQERQMGVAVCDIGGGTTDLAIYVDGDVWHTMVLAVGGNHITQDIAHGLRLSISQAEDVKKQQGHAVRSEIGSEEFFLMRPFGEDRDVRINRQDLAHIIEARAEETFRLIMQEIKRSGYDGLLPAGMVLTGGTSALPGINRVASEVLGLPVRTAQPQNLKGLVDKLNSPAYSTSVGLLQWAVAMHDHHVEVSGGGKKRRRSRGENNMNFDAIKNFIKRLLP